gtcatgtACTGTTTTAATCAAATAGATTATACGACGTCATTTTATGTAGCATCTTTTCGTTGATATTTATGTTAGACTGGACCGGACAGAAAAGAGAATttcccaaaaagaaaaagtagaTGGCGACGTCGAAGCTTCAAGCACTCTGGAACCACCCGGCGGGACCTAAGACAAGTGAGTCAACTCAGATTCTGTTCACATTATTTCTTGACTTCCAATTTtcgttttatatttatttcgcTACATTCATGGAAATCAATTCGAATCTATGCATCATTCAAAATCTAACgatttatgaattttaaccCTGTATGACATTTATTTGGTCTAATAATTTTTGGCTCTAATGTCTGACAATCCTGCGTTTGATTATTATGTTGTTACTCCTCTCTAACAACTTAATACTCTAATTGTAACCAATAAATGATTCAGCTCATTCTAATTTTTGGTCTTATCAGTTCATTTCTGGGCTCCAACTTTCAAATGGGGTTTAAGCATTGCTAACATTGCAGATTTCCAGAAACCTCCAGAGAATATTTCATACCTTCAGCAAATTGGTATATACACACATTGTGGTTAGTTACTACTTCTTAGTTGTACCATATCTCAAAATCTTCTGACTACAGTTATTCTAATTGTTTGTATAAGCTGTGACATGTACTGGAATGATTTGGTGTCGTTGTAGCACTGTAATCACTCCTGTAAGTTTCGCTTACTTCTTGCTTTTtgagtttgtttttttgtaatgaTTTCCTTATTGGAATATTTTTCTCGTTTTACAGAAAAACTGGAATTTGTTCAGTGTTAATGTTGCTATGGCAGCGACAGGAGTATACCAACTTTCTCGTAAAATAAAGTAAGAACAATATGATATCAAAAATAGTCAAATTACTTTACACGACATGATGATTCGTATGCATCAGTAAGTATCAGACGCCATTTTTGCTTTAGCGTTTGCGATCAACTAAGAATGTTTGCTTAATGTTTATAGGTATGATTATGTAACTGAAGGAGAGGCTGCTGCTGAAAATGAATGATGATGAAAAATTTGTGAAAGCTTTCTGATGAAAAGGTTCTTTCGCAAGTGTCTTGTAACGACATTTCTTTTCCAAATCAACATATGCCaatgtttgatttttattagaCAGTGAATGATAAGAGTCACATGCttgataaataataaatcaacatGTTCTCCAAAGATATATCAATGTGTCTTCGTCTCGAGTCTGAGTAAATTATGATTGAACAATTGGGGAATATGATTGATTGTTGTGGAATTTCAATAAGGTTTAAGCTGTTTCAATTGCTAGCTTCTGTGTTTTCgtattaaaataaatcatattacTTCATTATTTCAATCCATTCATACTGAACCGAGCTGATCCAATCCAAACTAAGagaaaaaaagatattataaaaagtgaatcaattttaatttactCCATCCATATGTATCTAAAATAAACTTGAACAATTATTAAACGAGAATCAAATCGAAATGAGATTTCTGTTGTTTTAGTGTACCAGTTTTTCCATGTTAACCCACTTTATATCTAATTAAATGAGATTTCATATACATTTTCTAGGGGGTTATTGGAATACGTAGGCATTGTCTTTGAGTTTAATGTTGTAGCATCCTtgtcttttataattttattacatgTTTGTATGCCTTTTTTGTTAGACTTTAGTTTCTAGAGAGTTCTCAAATTTGTACGCCGATTGTATTTAGCAGAAATATTAGTTATTGTTATAAACAAAGGTACGGTGGAAGCTCATATTCG
This genomic stretch from Brassica napus cultivar Da-Ae chromosome C9, Da-Ae, whole genome shotgun sequence harbors:
- the LOC106379573 gene encoding mitochondrial pyruvate carrier 2 isoform X2 translates to MATSKLQALWNHPAGPKTIHFWAPTFKWGLSIANIADFQKPPENISYLQQIAVTCTGMIWCRCSTVITPKNWNLFSVNVAMAATGVYQLSRKIKYDYVTEGEAAAENE
- the LOC106379573 gene encoding mitochondrial pyruvate carrier 2 isoform X1, with amino-acid sequence MATSKLQALWNHPAGPKTIHFWAPTFKWGLSIANIADFQKPPENISYLQQIGIYTHCAVTCTGMIWCRCSTVITPKNWNLFSVNVAMAATGVYQLSRKIKYDYVTEGEAAAENE
- the LOC106379573 gene encoding mitochondrial pyruvate carrier 2 isoform X3 is translated as MATSKLQALWNHPAGPKTNFQKPPENISYLQQIGIYTHCAVTCTGMIWCRCSTVITPKNWNLFSVNVAMAATGVYQLSRKIKYDYVTEGEAAAENE
- the LOC106379573 gene encoding mitochondrial pyruvate carrier 2 isoform X4, with translation MATSKLQALWNHPAGPKTNFQKPPENISYLQQIAVTCTGMIWCRCSTVITPKNWNLFSVNVAMAATGVYQLSRKIKYDYVTEGEAAAENE